AAGCCGACGAGCGAGAAGCCCGGCGGGAGCAGGCCGCGGTTGGCCAGGTCGTAGATGGCCGGCATCAGCTTCTTGCGCGACAGGTCGCCGGTGACGCCGAAGATGACCAGTCCGGACGGGCCCGCGATCCGCGGCAGCCGCCGGTCGGAGGGGTCGCGCAGCGGGTTGACCGGAGGCTGCAGGGGATCGCCCTGCTCGGCCTCGGCCGCCGCCCCCGCGATGTCCGGATAGGGCTGTGTGTTGCTCACTGGGTGGGCTCCGCTTTCAGTGCGATTCGTGTGAGCAGGCGGTCAGTTCTGGTCGCCGTGCGCGGCGAGCGAGGCGGTGACGGTGTCCAGGAGCTCGTTCCAGGAGGCCTCGAACTTCTCCACGCCCTCGTCCTCGAGCACCTGGACCACGTCGTCGTAGTCGACCCCGGCCGCCGCGATGGCGTCCAGCACGGCCTTGGCGTCGGCGTAGTTCGGGGTGATGGTGTCGCCGGTGACCGTGCCGTGGTCGGCGGTGGCGTCCAGGGTGGCCTCGGGCATGGTGTTGACGGTGCCCGGGGCGACCAGCTCGGTCACGTACAGGGTGTCCGGCAGGGCCGGGTCCTTGACGCCGGTGGAGGCCCAGAGCGGACGCTGCGGCTTGGCGCCGGCGGCCTCCAGGGCCTTCCAGCGGTCGGACGCGAAGACCTCCTCGTAGGCCTGGTAGGCCAGGCGGGCGTTGGCCACCGCGGCCTTGGAGCGCAGCTCCCGGGCCTCGCCGCCGATCTTGTCCAGCCGCTTGTCGATCTCGGTGTCGACGCGGGAGACGAAGAAGGAGGCGACCGACTCGATCTGGGACAGGTCCAGGCCCGCGGCCTTGGCCTTCTCCAGGCCGGTGAGGAAGGCGTCCATCACCTCGCGGTAGCGCTCCAGCGAGAAGATCAGCGTGACGTTGACGCTGATGCCCTTGGCCAGCACCTCGGTGATGGCGGGCAGGCCGGCCTTGGTGGCGGGGATCTTGATGAACACGTTCGGGCGGTCCACCAGCCACCACAGCTGCTTGGCCTCGGCCACGGTCGGCGCGGTCTGGTGCGCCAGGCGCGGGTC
The window above is part of the Kitasatospora sp. HUAS MG31 genome. Proteins encoded here:
- the tal gene encoding transaldolase, encoding MTDALKRLSDEGVAIWLDDLSRERLYSGNLAELVQEKHVVGVTTNPTIFQKAIGGGNAAYDAQLNDLAVRKVTTDEAIRMITTSDVRDAADVLRPVYDASNGRDGRVSIEVDPRLAHQTAPTVAEAKQLWWLVDRPNVFIKIPATKAGLPAITEVLAKGISVNVTLIFSLERYREVMDAFLTGLEKAKAAGLDLSQIESVASFFVSRVDTEIDKRLDKIGGEARELRSKAAVANARLAYQAYEEVFASDRWKALEAAGAKPQRPLWASTGVKDPALPDTLYVTELVAPGTVNTMPEATLDATADHGTVTGDTITPNYADAKAVLDAIAAAGVDYDDVVQVLEDEGVEKFEASWNELLDTVTASLAAHGDQN